One genomic segment of Virgibacillus doumboii includes these proteins:
- a CDS encoding Ger(x)C family spore germination protein, with protein sequence MKRLFSLSICLLILLAGCWDRTEINDLAIIVGIGLGKTDDDQIALSVQLVNPSAIGSGQGSGGAQQGSGQLTTVEKETGRTTFDADSKLQQKIPRRLFSGHNRVVFIGEKMAKKGIRKHIDFLARHPNPRLRSYVFVTKGKPSDFFKVLPDLERSSAEVAREITNLKVGMSVDVKELLQVAADQGERIALPILEIEEEPPNTVGVRVSGTAVFKNGKMVGQLDEKMTRGVLWIRNEIKDAAVTVKPEGEEDHISFHIFEASTELIPKIKNGTWTMTIKIKSIDDAVENETTLNLMNPVTANKLEKQLENQIDKRIRAALELVQKELKSDILGFGEAFHRHYPNEFNKVKNKWSKKFPEISVKIKSDVKIKRPGRSASPPAVPEDQVTNQ encoded by the coding sequence ATGAAACGGTTGTTTTCTTTATCAATATGCCTTCTGATACTTCTTGCGGGATGCTGGGACCGCACGGAGATAAATGACTTAGCGATAATTGTGGGGATAGGTCTTGGTAAAACAGATGATGATCAGATTGCATTATCTGTGCAACTGGTGAATCCAAGTGCGATTGGAAGCGGGCAGGGAAGCGGTGGAGCGCAACAAGGCAGCGGACAACTGACAACTGTGGAGAAGGAAACAGGAAGAACAACCTTCGATGCTGATTCAAAATTGCAGCAGAAAATTCCCCGAAGGCTATTTTCGGGTCATAATCGTGTAGTCTTTATTGGTGAAAAAATGGCTAAAAAAGGGATTCGCAAGCATATTGACTTTTTAGCAAGGCATCCAAATCCAAGGTTGAGATCCTATGTTTTTGTTACAAAAGGTAAGCCTTCTGATTTCTTTAAAGTTTTGCCGGATCTGGAGAGAAGCTCAGCTGAGGTAGCAAGAGAAATAACAAATTTAAAAGTTGGTATGAGCGTAGATGTAAAAGAACTGCTCCAGGTGGCGGCTGATCAGGGGGAGCGTATTGCATTGCCGATTCTCGAAATTGAGGAGGAGCCTCCCAATACAGTCGGGGTGCGTGTTAGTGGTACGGCTGTTTTTAAAAACGGAAAAATGGTTGGCCAACTCGATGAAAAGATGACAAGGGGAGTACTTTGGATACGAAATGAAATTAAAGATGCCGCAGTCACTGTTAAGCCCGAGGGCGAGGAAGATCATATTTCATTTCACATTTTTGAGGCAAGTACGGAATTAATACCCAAAATTAAAAACGGAACATGGACAATGACCATAAAAATAAAATCGATCGATGATGCTGTCGAAAATGAAACAACGTTAAATTTAATGAACCCTGTCACGGCTAACAAGCTTGAGAAACAATTGGAAAATCAGATTGATAAACGTATCCGCGCCGCATTGGAGCTGGTCCAGAAAGAATTGAAGTCAGATATTCTCGGTTTTGGTGAGGCGTTTCACCGTCATTATCCAAATGAATTCAACAAGGTGAAAAACAAGTGGTCGAAAAAGTTTCCGGAAATATCCGTTAAAATTAAAAGTGATGTTAAAATTAAACGGCCTGGCAGGTCCGCATCCCCACCCGCAGTACCGGAAGATCAGGTGACGAACCAATGA
- a CDS encoding GerAB/ArcD/ProY family transporter, whose protein sequence is MIEKGKINALQMAILIYPTIIATAILLVPAITGKVARQDMWMSPIWASAAGFLAAFIAIQLNKRFPEQTIIKYSETIAGKFIGKVVGLIFIFFLAHTCGVVLREYGAFVKGNFLSTTPMIVIIGSMALVCALAVRGGLEVIARSAQVFVPVVIVLFFLVLLLLTPELDPANMLPVFENGLTPSLRGAVVPAGWFLEFFLISFMLPFLRSRKKALKWSVLTVVAVMLTMVITNLVTMFVFGALTDRFTYPVMEAARYISIAEFIQHMESVVMAIWVGGIFVKISVFFYATVLGTAQWLKLSDYRPIVFPLGFIVTIMGYWSAANLQELEKFLSETFPFYALVFLAVIPLILLVAAVVREKITGTKEGKEG, encoded by the coding sequence ATGATTGAAAAAGGAAAAATCAATGCGCTGCAAATGGCTATTCTGATTTATCCAACCATAATAGCAACAGCGATTCTCCTTGTTCCGGCGATAACCGGGAAAGTGGCACGTCAGGACATGTGGATGTCACCAATCTGGGCTTCAGCAGCAGGCTTTTTGGCCGCTTTTATTGCTATTCAATTAAATAAACGCTTTCCGGAGCAGACTATTATTAAATACAGTGAAACAATTGCCGGTAAATTTATTGGAAAAGTAGTCGGGCTCATCTTTATCTTTTTTTTGGCTCATACATGCGGGGTTGTTTTGAGGGAGTATGGCGCGTTTGTGAAAGGGAATTTTCTCTCAACAACTCCAATGATTGTGATTATCGGAAGTATGGCACTTGTGTGTGCCCTCGCTGTAAGGGGTGGATTGGAAGTTATCGCCAGAAGCGCCCAGGTATTTGTTCCCGTTGTAATTGTTTTATTTTTTTTGGTTCTTCTGTTGCTGACCCCGGAGTTGGACCCTGCCAACATGCTGCCTGTATTTGAAAATGGATTGACGCCATCACTAAGGGGAGCAGTGGTACCGGCAGGATGGTTTTTGGAGTTCTTTTTGATATCTTTTATGCTTCCTTTTTTAAGGAGTCGAAAAAAAGCCTTGAAATGGAGTGTATTAACCGTTGTTGCTGTAATGCTTACCATGGTTATTACCAATTTGGTGACCATGTTTGTATTCGGTGCACTTACGGATAGGTTTACATACCCCGTTATGGAAGCGGCCCGCTATATCAGTATAGCTGAATTTATCCAGCATATGGAGTCTGTTGTAATGGCAATTTGGGTCGGCGGCATATTTGTTAAAATTTCGGTTTTTTTCTATGCTACGGTTCTCGGTACGGCGCAATGGCTGAAACTGTCCGATTATCGGCCGATTGTTTTTCCGCTGGGCTTTATTGTTACGATAATGGGATATTGGTCAGCAGCAAATTTACAGGAGCTTGAGAAATTTCTGAGCGAAACGTTTCCATTTTATGCACTGGTTTTCTTGGCTGTCATTCCACTTATTTTACTGGTGGCTGCTGTTGTGCGAGAAAAAATTACTGGCACTAAAGAAGGAAAGGAAGGGTAA
- a CDS encoding spore germination protein has protein sequence MEQPVDEQALLSNKLSDNEKKFRSIYKNCSDVIFRSFYIGEQVKALLIYIEGLSNIEEIDDSVLTPLINASVGEDYLIDTLIHKEISTSSVKEVNTFADSIKEISAGNPVILVDQQISGFALGLSKWAKRSVDEPKAETVVRGPREGFIETIGVNTSLLRRRIRSPKLKMKSVEVGEYTKTRIKLAYVDGIVDETVLKETETRINRIDVDSILDSGVLEEFIEDNPNSPFPQTLATERPDVVTAGLLEGRVAVLVDGSPYVLVVPTTFYSLLQASEDYYGRYLIGTAIRWMRYLFLLISLFLPSLYVALVTYHQEMIPTTLLFSIAASRAQVPFPALIEALMMEITFEALREAGLRLPKQVGSAVSIVGALVIGEAAVSAGIVSAPMIIVVALTGVASFTIPRYSASNSIRMLRFPMILLAGTLGLLGIIMGIIVIIIHMASLRSFGVPYLSPMAPMQWGDMKDVLMRAPWWKFNTRPHFSGNYNKYRQTDNQKPSPIRGEE, from the coding sequence ATTGAACAGCCAGTTGATGAACAGGCCTTGCTTTCTAACAAGTTATCAGATAATGAGAAAAAGTTTCGTTCGATTTATAAAAACTGTTCTGACGTTATTTTTCGATCGTTTTACATAGGTGAACAAGTTAAAGCACTTCTCATTTATATCGAAGGATTGTCAAACATCGAAGAAATTGATGACAGTGTGCTGACTCCGCTCATCAACGCTTCAGTGGGTGAAGATTATTTGATTGATACATTAATTCATAAAGAAATTTCGACTTCCAGTGTTAAAGAGGTCAATACTTTTGCAGACAGCATAAAAGAAATTTCTGCCGGAAATCCGGTGATTCTGGTCGATCAGCAAATTAGCGGCTTTGCATTGGGACTCTCGAAATGGGCAAAACGGTCTGTCGATGAACCAAAGGCGGAGACGGTTGTCAGGGGACCAAGAGAAGGATTTATTGAAACGATTGGTGTCAATACATCACTGCTCCGAAGAAGAATCAGGAGTCCCAAGCTGAAAATGAAATCCGTGGAGGTTGGAGAGTACACCAAAACGAGGATAAAACTTGCATATGTAGACGGAATAGTAGACGAAACAGTGTTGAAAGAAACAGAAACCAGAATAAACCGAATTGATGTTGACAGTATTTTGGACAGCGGAGTATTGGAGGAATTTATTGAAGATAATCCAAACTCCCCATTCCCGCAAACGCTGGCGACTGAACGGCCGGATGTTGTGACGGCTGGCCTGCTGGAAGGCCGGGTCGCAGTTTTGGTTGACGGTTCCCCGTATGTCTTGGTTGTACCCACTACATTTTACTCCCTGCTGCAGGCGAGTGAGGATTATTATGGACGTTATTTAATCGGTACAGCAATTCGCTGGATGCGGTATCTTTTTCTTCTGATCTCATTATTTCTTCCTTCGTTATATGTAGCGTTAGTTACGTATCATCAGGAGATGATCCCGACAACACTGTTATTCAGTATCGCTGCATCACGGGCTCAGGTTCCATTCCCTGCACTGATTGAAGCATTAATGATGGAAATTACATTCGAAGCATTGCGTGAGGCTGGTCTCCGTCTGCCAAAACAGGTAGGGTCTGCTGTCAGTATTGTTGGTGCATTGGTTATTGGTGAAGCAGCTGTTTCAGCGGGAATTGTATCGGCTCCTATGATAATTGTTGTTGCATTAACAGGGGTTGCTTCATTTACAATACCGCGTTATTCAGCATCGAATTCTATTCGTATGCTGCGTTTTCCAATGATACTGCTGGCAGGTACGCTTGGACTGCTGGGCATTATAATGGGAATTATCGTAATTATAATCCACATGGCGTCACTTCGTTCATTTGGTGTACCATATCTTAGCCCGATGGCACCAATGCAATGGGGGGATATGAAAGATGTGCTGATGCGTGCTCCATGGTGGAAGTTCAATACAAGACCACATTTTTCAGGTAACTATAATAAATATCGACAAACTGATAACCAGAAACCGTCTCCGATTAGAGGTGAAGAATGA
- a CDS encoding GyrI-like domain-containing protein: MQVVTKGEMKLVGIRLVCSTLKEYQEKIPAVVETMHNRLDEIENKTNPDVFIGIHKVDATEEEDGYWKCVEVTEFNDVPNGMDAIVIPAQEYAAISHDGIKWEIHQAYGKMHQQIEDSEYERIYNAWTLETFDQRKQEEEIIRCTLYDPIRPS; the protein is encoded by the coding sequence ATGCAAGTTGTAACCAAAGGGGAGATGAAACTGGTCGGAATCCGCCTGGTTTGCTCTACACTTAAAGAATATCAGGAAAAAATCCCGGCAGTAGTGGAAACAATGCATAACCGCCTGGATGAAATTGAAAATAAGACCAATCCGGATGTTTTCATTGGTATCCACAAGGTAGATGCGACAGAGGAAGAGGATGGTTATTGGAAATGTGTGGAGGTCACAGAATTTAATGATGTACCAAACGGGATGGATGCGATTGTTATACCCGCACAGGAGTATGCCGCAATTTCTCATGATGGCATAAAGTGGGAAATCCATCAGGCGTACGGAAAAATGCATCAGCAAATCGAGGATTCGGAGTATGAAAGGATCTATAATGCCTGGACATTGGAAACATTTGATCAAAGGAAACAGGAAGAAGAAATAATCCGATGTACACTGTATGACCCGATAAGACCGTCGTAG
- a CDS encoding VOC family protein → MKRIDSVFISVKDLGVSSEWYQNIFDLVVVHLDKYGVGFRFHQPWPLQTGLSLYQSEDTGKASSIQFNFYTLAATACSCWGK, encoded by the coding sequence GTGAAGCGTATTGATAGTGTTTTTATTTCAGTTAAGGATCTTGGAGTATCTTCAGAGTGGTATCAAAATATTTTTGACCTGGTCGTCGTACACCTGGATAAATATGGTGTTGGTTTTCGTTTTCATCAGCCATGGCCGCTTCAAACCGGTTTATCCTTGTATCAAAGCGAGGATACAGGTAAGGCATCATCCATCCAGTTTAATTTTTATACCTTGGCGGCAACCGCTTGCTCCTGTTGGGGTAAATGA
- a CDS encoding RNA polymerase sigma factor has protein sequence MDSDQLYSQILSEYQDQLKGYCHKLAGVPWEGDDLFQETMMKAVKNKDKWSRLKNTKAYLFKIATNTWIDICRKRNITVDTYDDNLLINSEPIDYEVYSALEELVHRLPIRQAAIVLLIDSFSFSSKETATMLGMTSGAVKAALHRARTTLKKKYHQNQHIKNDNQNLIQLFLEAIKLGKPQEIVSVYHELLSSGFTVKRSGHTNGFYFEFYDPDGNKLVVFQEK, from the coding sequence ATGGATTCCGATCAACTTTACAGCCAAATACTTTCAGAATACCAGGATCAACTAAAAGGCTACTGTCACAAGTTGGCTGGTGTCCCGTGGGAGGGTGATGATCTTTTTCAGGAAACGATGATGAAGGCTGTTAAAAACAAGGATAAATGGAGCCGGTTAAAAAATACAAAGGCATATTTGTTTAAAATAGCCACGAATACTTGGATTGATATCTGCCGTAAGCGAAATATTACAGTAGATACATATGATGATAACCTCCTTATCAACAGCGAACCTATAGACTATGAGGTGTACAGTGCATTAGAAGAACTTGTTCATAGACTGCCAATAAGACAAGCCGCAATTGTTTTATTAATCGATAGTTTTTCGTTCTCCTCCAAAGAAACTGCAACGATGCTGGGAATGACTTCAGGAGCTGTTAAAGCAGCCCTTCACCGTGCCAGAACTACGCTAAAGAAAAAATACCACCAGAATCAACATATTAAGAATGATAATCAAAATTTAATCCAGCTTTTCCTGGAGGCTATTAAACTTGGAAAACCACAGGAAATTGTTTCTGTTTACCATGAACTGCTGTCAAGCGGATTCACTGTAAAACGGTCCGGCCACACAAATGGCTTCTATTTTGAATTTTACGATCCCGACGGAAATAAGCTTGTCGTTTTTCAGGAAAAATAA
- a CDS encoding pentapeptide repeat-containing protein: MAEIPPLKKQFIQVQMAEMSGSTFKEVMAENLYFQNVNLTGTKITDANLSDLHIEDAQIGGAIFRNIGLPPEDHPNYDSNATHRTVTFENCDLHASTVKNCDLSNVEISDCDMKGLKINGILVEDLLKNFNGGSD; the protein is encoded by the coding sequence ATGGCAGAAATTCCACCACTGAAAAAACAATTTATACAAGTTCAAATGGCAGAAATGTCCGGTTCAACTTTCAAAGAGGTAATGGCTGAAAACCTGTATTTTCAAAATGTAAATCTTACAGGTACGAAAATAACAGATGCAAATTTGAGTGATTTGCATATTGAGGATGCTCAAATCGGCGGAGCAATTTTCCGTAATATCGGTTTACCGCCGGAAGATCACCCCAATTACGATTCAAATGCAACACATCGGACGGTTACATTTGAAAACTGTGATTTACATGCCAGTACTGTTAAAAACTGTGACTTATCGAATGTTGAGATCAGTGATTGTGATATGAAAGGATTAAAAATAAATGGGATTCTCGTTGAGGATTTGCTTAAAAACTTTAATGGAGGATCTGATTAA
- a CDS encoding VOC family protein — protein MQNKMVSKITNVEIPVSNLERSVKWYTELLGLHIQYQDNDSAMLSFYVPGAASIFLMKTDDPSRLSFRNTTWNIDENSVIDFYAEDLNACHEWLREQGANVTPLNSNEDGPLGFGLQDPDGNVLGVCNVDHDLIITH, from the coding sequence ATGCAAAACAAAATGGTCTCAAAAATTACAAATGTGGAAATACCGGTGTCCAACCTGGAACGTTCGGTTAAATGGTATACGGAACTTCTAGGTCTTCATATCCAATATCAGGACAACGATTCAGCCATGTTATCGTTTTATGTTCCGGGGGCAGCGAGTATTTTCCTGATGAAGACAGATGACCCATCAAGGCTATCTTTTCGAAATACTACCTGGAATATTGACGAAAACAGTGTCATCGATTTTTATGCGGAAGACTTGAATGCTTGCCACGAATGGCTGAGAGAACAAGGTGCCAACGTTACTCCATTAAATAGTAATGAGGATGGCCCCTTAGGATTCGGGTTGCAGGATCCGGACGGAAATGTTTTAGGCGTTTGCAATGTGGATCATGACCTGATTATAACTCACTGA
- a CDS encoding VOC family protein codes for MGKDLLYGIGIFIPVTDLKKSTDWYEKMLGFEMLHEDEPEANVLKIWNGVVTFCLVKSSDVEQPAFPENNYGVDHYMNFHTDDIQSIHQSLVEKSANVGDIHELGGMRGFDLFDPDGNRFSVIE; via the coding sequence ATGGGAAAAGATTTACTCTATGGAATTGGCATATTTATCCCCGTGACGGACTTGAAAAAATCGACAGACTGGTATGAAAAGATGCTTGGATTCGAGATGCTCCACGAGGATGAACCTGAAGCGAATGTATTAAAAATCTGGAATGGCGTTGTTACATTTTGCCTTGTTAAATCCAGTGATGTTGAGCAACCGGCTTTTCCGGAAAATAATTATGGTGTGGATCATTATATGAACTTTCACACAGATGATATTCAGTCAATCCATCAAAGTTTAGTGGAAAAAAGTGCAAATGTTGGGGACATACACGAATTAGGCGGGATGAGAGGATTTGATTTATTTGACCCCGATGGCAATCGTTTCAGTGTAATTGAGTAG
- the argH gene encoding argininosuccinate lyase: protein MSKLWGGRFTKATNQLVENFTASIEFDQQLAMEDIEGSIAHVTMLGEQEIITHAEANKIIEGLQTIAGKIAAGNVDLKVEDEDIHMNIERLLHEEIGPVAGKLHTGRSRNDQVATDFHLFVKQKTKEVMELVAQVQAAFVKQAEENSDVVMPGYTHLQRAQPVLFSHHMLAYFWMLERDKQRLEDSLKRTNWSPLGAGALAGTTFPIDRERTASLLGFDYVYPNSLDAVSDRDFVLEFLSIASILMTHLSRLSEELIIWSSQEFGFIELDDSFCTGSSIMPQKKNPDVPELLRGKTGRVYGSLFSLLTVLKGLPLAYNKDMQEDKEGLFDTVKTLDGSLRLLAPMIETMKVKQENMYQAVEQDFSNATDIADYLVTKGLPFREAHAIIGRIVLYAIQQNKFLLRLTLEEYQSFSKLFDKDIFSVLEPKHVVDARNSIGGTARKQVVKQLEQARELL from the coding sequence ATGTCAAAGCTCTGGGGAGGACGTTTCACAAAGGCTACCAATCAGCTTGTCGAAAATTTTACCGCCTCGATTGAATTTGATCAGCAGCTTGCAATGGAAGATATTGAAGGAAGCATCGCACATGTTACCATGCTTGGTGAACAGGAAATTATCACACATGCGGAAGCGAACAAAATCATTGAAGGATTACAGACCATTGCCGGAAAAATTGCAGCTGGAAATGTTGATTTAAAGGTTGAAGATGAAGATATCCATATGAACATCGAGCGGCTTTTACACGAAGAAATTGGCCCGGTTGCAGGGAAGCTGCATACAGGCAGAAGCAGAAATGACCAGGTTGCAACCGACTTCCATTTATTTGTTAAACAAAAAACAAAGGAAGTGATGGAACTGGTTGCCCAGGTTCAAGCAGCATTTGTCAAACAGGCGGAAGAAAACAGTGATGTGGTTATGCCCGGGTATACGCACCTGCAGCGGGCCCAACCGGTGTTATTTTCCCATCATATGCTTGCTTATTTCTGGATGCTGGAGCGGGATAAGCAGCGACTGGAGGACAGTCTGAAACGCACGAATTGGTCACCGCTTGGTGCCGGAGCGCTTGCCGGTACCACCTTTCCTATTGACCGTGAGCGGACAGCGTCATTACTTGGCTTTGATTATGTGTATCCGAACAGCCTGGATGCAGTCAGTGACCGTGATTTTGTTCTGGAATTCTTATCGATTGCCTCGATATTAATGACTCATTTATCCCGTTTGTCGGAGGAACTTATTATTTGGTCAAGTCAGGAATTTGGCTTTATTGAACTGGATGATTCCTTTTGCACTGGATCGAGTATCATGCCGCAAAAGAAAAATCCCGATGTTCCGGAACTGCTCCGCGGGAAAACAGGGCGTGTATATGGAAGTTTGTTCAGCTTATTGACCGTTTTAAAAGGACTGCCATTAGCCTATAACAAAGACATGCAGGAGGATAAAGAGGGACTGTTTGATACGGTTAAAACACTTGATGGATCGTTACGGCTATTGGCACCAATGATCGAAACGATGAAGGTTAAACAGGAAAATATGTACCAGGCTGTTGAACAGGATTTTTCCAATGCAACAGATATTGCAGATTATCTGGTAACAAAAGGGCTGCCATTTCGTGAGGCACATGCGATTATTGGAAGAATTGTGCTGTATGCAATCCAGCAAAATAAATTTTTACTCAGATTGACATTGGAAGAATATCAGTCGTTCAGCAAGCTGTTTGACAAAGATATTTTTTCCGTTCTTGAACCAAAGCATGTGGTGGATGCCCGGAATAGTATTGGTGGAACTGCCAGAAAGCAAGTGGTTAAACAATTGGAACAGGCAAGAGAGTTATTGTAA
- a CDS encoding argininosuccinate synthase, whose amino-acid sequence MSDGKIVLAYSGGLDTSVSIKWLQEKYNYDVIALAIDLGEKKDLETVRQKALDVGALKSIVIDGKEMLANDYLMPALQANALYEGKYPLSSALSRPLIAKLLVDVAEEEGAIAVAHGCTGKGNDQVRFEVSIQALNPNLQVVAPVREWGMTRDEQIAYAKEKGIPIPVDLDNPFSIDANIWGRACEAGVLENPWNVAPEAAFDWTNPIEATPDVPELVDITFDKGIPVALNDQPMDLVSIIRTLNTAGGKHGIGRIDHIENRLVGIKSREVYENPAALILIHAHQEMEFLTHTREVSHFKKTIDQQFAQMIYDGLWYSPLRPAIDAFIAETQKTVSGTVRVKLFKGTPAVIARKSDFSLYNEELATYEKGDMFDHNAAVGFIKLWGLPTKVHAEIHQKEKLKS is encoded by the coding sequence ATGAGTGATGGAAAAATTGTGCTTGCCTATTCAGGCGGATTGGATACATCGGTTTCCATTAAATGGCTGCAGGAAAAATATAATTATGATGTGATTGCACTGGCAATAGATCTGGGTGAGAAAAAAGATTTGGAAACCGTACGGCAAAAAGCATTAGACGTTGGTGCATTAAAGTCGATTGTCATTGATGGTAAGGAAATGCTTGCGAATGACTACTTAATGCCGGCATTACAGGCAAATGCTTTATATGAAGGGAAATATCCGCTATCATCTGCACTATCGAGACCATTAATCGCAAAATTGCTCGTGGATGTTGCCGAAGAGGAGGGCGCAATCGCTGTAGCACATGGCTGCACCGGAAAAGGTAATGACCAGGTACGATTCGAGGTGTCGATTCAGGCATTGAATCCCAATTTGCAAGTTGTTGCACCAGTAAGAGAATGGGGCATGACCAGAGATGAGCAAATAGCTTATGCAAAGGAAAAGGGCATTCCCATTCCTGTTGATCTTGATAATCCTTTTTCAATCGATGCCAATATCTGGGGTCGTGCATGTGAAGCAGGGGTGTTGGAAAATCCATGGAATGTGGCACCGGAAGCGGCGTTTGACTGGACAAATCCGATTGAAGCGACCCCGGATGTTCCGGAACTTGTGGATATAACATTTGATAAAGGAATTCCGGTTGCATTGAATGATCAGCCAATGGATCTTGTCAGCATTATCAGGACATTAAATACGGCAGGCGGCAAACATGGAATCGGCCGGATTGATCATATTGAAAATAGGTTAGTTGGCATCAAGTCACGTGAGGTATATGAAAATCCCGCTGCACTCATTCTTATCCATGCACACCAGGAGATGGAATTTTTAACCCATACAAGGGAAGTCAGTCATTTTAAAAAAACAATTGATCAGCAATTTGCGCAGATGATATATGATGGGTTGTGGTATTCACCATTACGCCCGGCGATTGATGCATTTATTGCCGAGACCCAAAAAACAGTCTCAGGTACCGTTCGTGTGAAGTTGTTTAAAGGAACACCTGCCGTTATAGCACGCAAGTCCGATTTCAGCTTGTACAATGAGGAACTTGCAACCTATGAAAAGGGTGATATGTTTGACCACAATGCAGCGGTTGGTTTTATCAAACTATGGGGATTACCGACAAAGGTGCATGCGGAAATTCATCAGAAGGAAAAATTGAAGAGCTAA
- the argF gene encoding ornithine carbamoyltransferase gives MTPEKVRPVQEKQDFLTLAQYSRNELIELLDEAIRLKQETKAGIHKPYLQGKVLGMLFEKSSTRTRVSFEVGMLQLGGQAIFLSKNDMQLGRGESSADTAQVLSRYVDGLMIRTFSHDMIETYAHYAAVPVINGLTDLHHPTQVLADLLTIYEQKGDFNGLKLAYVGDGDNNMCHSLIEGSVLAGMDMAIASPPDYQPNEAIFNQMKEVAGKNGTKLIYNSDPAEAIHGADIVVTDVWTSMGKEDENAGRKKIFAPYQVNEKLCQGAKTDFIFLHCLPAHRGEEVSAEIIDGAHSVVFDEAENRLHAQKALLKSLLDY, from the coding sequence TTGACGCCTGAAAAAGTTCGACCCGTACAAGAAAAACAGGATTTTTTAACATTGGCACAATACAGCAGAAACGAATTAATCGAACTGCTTGATGAGGCCATTCGACTTAAGCAGGAAACAAAGGCGGGGATCCACAAACCCTATTTACAGGGAAAAGTGCTTGGCATGCTTTTTGAAAAATCATCCACCCGTACAAGGGTTTCGTTTGAAGTTGGGATGTTGCAGCTTGGCGGGCAAGCCATTTTTCTTAGTAAAAATGACATGCAGCTCGGACGCGGGGAATCAAGTGCGGATACAGCCCAGGTATTATCACGCTATGTGGATGGCTTGATGATTCGCACGTTTTCTCATGACATGATTGAAACCTATGCACACTATGCTGCGGTTCCGGTTATTAATGGATTAACAGACTTGCATCATCCGACACAAGTGCTTGCTGACCTGTTGACAATTTATGAGCAGAAAGGTGATTTTAACGGACTAAAACTTGCATACGTAGGTGATGGCGATAATAATATGTGTCATTCGTTGATTGAGGGAAGTGTGTTGGCTGGAATGGATATGGCGATTGCCAGTCCGCCAGACTATCAGCCAAATGAAGCTATTTTCAATCAAATGAAAGAAGTGGCAGGAAAGAATGGAACAAAACTGATATATAACAGTGATCCTGCCGAGGCAATCCACGGTGCTGACATTGTGGTGACAGATGTATGGACCAGTATGGGAAAAGAAGATGAAAATGCCGGACGGAAGAAAATCTTTGCACCATACCAGGTAAATGAAAAATTATGTCAGGGCGCAAAGACAGATTTTATTTTCCTGCATTGTCTTCCGGCACACCGCGGTGAAGAGGTATCTGCTGAAATTATCGATGGAGCCCATTCCGTTGTGTTTGACGAAGCAGAAAACCGGCTCCATGCACAAAAGGCATTATTAAAATCATTATTAGATTACTAG